The Neospora caninum Liverpool complete genome, chromosome X genome includes a region encoding these proteins:
- a CDS encoding putative lytB domain-containing protein: MTVRETMQGSFFSLGCTVNATAFGTAEEQGDLERPTQPCATVSSWIYFLAVDVIISHEQQDISLLLSKPRGFCAGVSRAIGIVEEALRIWGPPVYVKHSIVHNEVVCDAMRKKGAIFVEEISDIPHGAVAVFSAHGVSPAVRAEAEARQLQVVDATCPLVTKVHVYVKQKAEQGYHIILIGHKDHVEVMGTKGEAPDAVTVVETVEDVEKLAFPASQKLFYATQTTLSLDDCGAIRQALINKYPKIESIPSGSICYATTNRQTALQRLAPETDLTIVVGSQASSNAKRLVETAQRRGTTAYLVNDPSAIDPRWLENVTRISLTSSASTPEATTAAVVRRLQELGVARVSEHEGILEKVPQWKFPKNLQEAGRKKVQEESRHSARGQEGPIARDA, from the exons ATGACTGTGAGAGAAACAATGCAGGG ctctttcttctccctcggctgCACCGTCAACGCCACAGCCTTCGGGACTGCTGAAGAGCAGGGAGATCTGGAGAGGCCGACGCAGCCCTgcgcgactgtctcctcttggATTTactttctcgccgtcgacgTCATTATTTCCC ACGAGCAGCAAGACATCTCGCTGCTTCTTTCCAAGCCCCGGGGCTTCtgcgccggtgtctctcgagcgATCGGCATCGTCGAAGAAGCCCTGCGCATTTGGGGCCCTCCCGTGTACGTCAAACACAGCATTGTCCACAACGAGGTGGTGTGCGACGCCATGCGG aaaaaaggcgcgaTCTTCGTGGAAGAGATCTCCGACATTCCACACGGCGCGGTAGCCGTTTTTTCCGCCCACGGGGTTTCCCCAGCCGTCCGCGCCGAGGCTGAGGCGCGACAGCTGCAGGTCGTCGACGCCACCTGCCCTCTCGTCACCAAAGTCCACGTCTACGTCAAACAGAAGGCAGAACAGGGGTACCATATCATTTTGATTGGACACAAAGACCACG TGGAAGTGATGGGCACGAAGGGTGAGGCGCCCGACGCGGTAACCGTGGTGGAGACTGTCGAGGACGTGGAGAAGCTCGCCTTTCCGGCCTCGCAGAAACTGTTTTACGCCACGCAAACGACGCTGAGTCTGGACGACTGTGGAGCGATACGCCAGGCGCTGATCAACAAGTACCCGAAAATCGAGAGCATTCCCAGCGGGTCTATCTGCTACGCGACGACGAATCGGCAAACCGCCCTGCAGCGCCTGGCTCCTGAGACAGACCTCACGATCGTCGTGGGCAGTCAGGCCTCGTCGAATGCGAAGCGGCTAGTGGAAACGGCGCAGCGCCGAGGCACGAC CGCGTACCTGGTGAACGATCCAAGTGCCATAGATCCACGCTGGCTAGAAAACGTCACGCGCATCTCTCTCACTTCCTCTGCGTCAACGCCGGAAGCCACAACAGCTGCAGTGGTTCGGCGCCTCCAGGAGCTCGGCGTCGCAAGGGTGTCTGAGCACGAGGGAATTCTCGAAAAAGTTCCGCAGTGGAAATTCCCCAA GAACTTGCAGGAagcaggaaggaagaaagtgCAAGAGGAGAGTCGCCATTCAGCTCGTGGACAGGAGGGACCGATCGCCCGGGACGCGTAG